One window of the Methanobrevibacter oralis genome contains the following:
- a CDS encoding NAD(P)-binding domain-containing protein, with protein MIMIIGFIGFGKVSKNLIKLIKSDEIKFITSFENRLAKSTNDYNIEVLDSYKEVCEKSDILISANSPENALNVAIEYGKYCMGIYLDLNNISPKTTKEISKHTNNFVDGAIIGKIDSDNPVIYLSGKNADKLLFLNEFLNVFKISENIGDVAILKMLRSNYTKTLSLLLIESTNLAKNHNLEKEFFDIISLTECKEFKEKSLSRINNTLNNKKRKSEELLEIIDYFKDDDLEMTKLAYRKLNQ; from the coding sequence ATGATTATGATTATTGGATTCATTGGCTTTGGAAAAGTATCAAAAAACTTAATAAAACTCATTAAATCAGATGAAATTAAATTCATAACCTCTTTTGAAAATAGATTAGCTAAATCCACAAATGATTATAATATAGAAGTTTTAGATAGCTATAAGGAGGTTTGTGAGAAATCAGATATTTTAATTTCAGCTAATTCTCCAGAGAATGCTTTAAATGTAGCTATTGAATATGGAAAATACTGCATGGGAATTTATTTAGATTTAAATAATATTTCACCAAAAACTACAAAAGAAATATCCAAACACACTAATAATTTTGTTGATGGAGCAATAATAGGTAAAATTGATTCAGATAATCCTGTAATTTATTTATCAGGTAAAAATGCAGATAAATTATTATTTTTAAATGAATTTTTAAATGTTTTTAAAATTAGTGAAAATATAGGAGATGTAGCTATTTTAAAGATGCTTAGAAGTAATTATACAAAAACATTATCTCTACTTTTAATAGAATCTACTAACTTAGCTAAAAATCACAATTTAGAAAAAGAGTTTTTTGACATAATCTCATTAACAGAATGTAAAGAGTTTAAAGAGAAATCATTATCTAGAATAAATAACACTCTAAACAATAAAAAAAGAAAAAGTGAGGAATTATTGGAAATTATTGATTATTTTAAAGATGATGATTTAGAAATGACTAAGTTAGCTTACAGAAAACTTAACCAATAG
- a CDS encoding damage-control phosphatase ARMT1 family protein produces MKISYECGACFLRQAREAMDLASDDEELKLEITRDIFEFLSKNFYLNTNSNKTGSTIHNMIKQKTCCTDPYFEEKIKGNKIALKYLPLVQEILKKDNSLENHVKIAIIGNILDFGAFKLDDDIEKLIKESLSKKLAIKDIYEFENALKTHGKVLYLVDNTGEIVFDKLLLSKIKEYDLDITIAVKKEPILNDACREDALNVGLDEYGEIVDIGAGTVGYVDSEISQDFREIFNAHDFVISKGMGNYEGLTEINLSSKEVFFLLCAKCNTIARDIGVNTFDMLLFKYNK; encoded by the coding sequence TTGAAAATTAGTTATGAATGTGGGGCTTGTTTTTTAAGACAAGCTAGAGAAGCTATGGATTTAGCTAGTGATGATGAAGAACTTAAATTAGAAATTACGAGGGATATTTTCGAATTTTTAAGTAAAAATTTTTATCTAAACACTAACTCTAACAAAACTGGTTCTACTATACATAATATGATTAAACAAAAAACATGTTGCACCGATCCTTATTTTGAAGAAAAAATCAAAGGGAACAAAATAGCTTTAAAATATCTGCCTCTTGTTCAAGAAATATTAAAAAAAGACAATAGTTTAGAAAATCATGTTAAAATAGCTATTATTGGAAACATTCTTGATTTTGGTGCATTTAAATTAGATGATGATATTGAAAAGTTGATTAAAGAGTCTCTTAGTAAAAAATTAGCTATTAAAGATATTTATGAGTTTGAAAATGCACTTAAAACACATGGTAAAGTATTATATTTAGTAGATAACACTGGAGAGATTGTTTTTGACAAATTATTACTTTCTAAAATTAAAGAATATGATTTAGATATTACAATAGCGGTTAAAAAAGAACCTATTTTAAATGATGCATGCAGAGAAGATGCTTTAAATGTTGGGCTTGATGAATATGGTGAAATTGTTGATATAGGTGCTGGAACAGTAGGATATGTCGATAGTGAAATTTCACAAGATTTTAGAGAAATTTTTAATGCACATGACTTTGTAATTTCAAAAGGAATGGGTAATTATGAAGGGTTAACAGAAATAAATTTATCCAGTAAGGAAGTCTTTTTTTTGTTATGTGCAAAATGTAATACAATAGCTCGTGATATTGGAGTTAATACATTCGACATGCTTCTTTTTAAATATAATAAATAG
- a CDS encoding MoaD/ThiS family protein, translating to MSFTLRFNNVEEKREISKEYYTIKDLLEELDLSSQIIVSKKNGELVIEDELIHDGDKIHLVQIIYGG from the coding sequence ATGTCATTTACATTAAGATTTAATAATGTAGAGGAAAAGAGAGAAATATCTAAAGAATACTATACAATTAAAGATTTACTTGAAGAATTGGATTTGTCTTCCCAGATTATTGTATCAAAAAAGAATGGAGAACTTGTTATTGAAGATGAATTAATCCATGATGGGGATAAAATTCATTTAGTTCAAATAATATATGGTGGTTAG
- a CDS encoding TIGR00269 family protein — protein MRCSKCGNPKVIIKKEQSGQLLCKDCFIESIEKKAIKTIRKEKLLDKKDKVLVALSGGKDSVTALEILNTFREMNVIDICAVTVDEGIDNYRQDGVDIAIRHAKRLGIEHKVVSLKDEYGITLDEIMQKDNHKGSCTYCGVFRRTIINKAAREMGATKIATGHNLDDEVQAIIMNYLEGNTDNLTKLGAKSESKAKEFTVKIKPLREIPEREIGLYVVAKDLEVHFDSCPYAQQSFRGEVSEVLNQLSKKHPTIKYSTLRGYDKIKEVLKKEFKKEYPKGRCERCGEPSANRLCKACTFIEELN, from the coding sequence ATGAGATGTAGTAAATGTGGAAATCCAAAAGTTATTATCAAAAAAGAGCAATCAGGTCAATTACTATGTAAAGACTGTTTCATCGAATCAATAGAAAAAAAAGCTATTAAAACAATTAGAAAAGAAAAGTTATTAGATAAAAAAGATAAAGTTTTAGTTGCTCTTTCAGGTGGAAAAGATAGTGTAACTGCCTTAGAAATATTAAATACTTTTCGTGAAATGAATGTTATAGATATATGTGCTGTAACAGTCGATGAGGGAATAGATAATTACCGTCAAGATGGTGTTGATATTGCAATAAGACATGCTAAAAGATTAGGAATAGAACATAAAGTTGTTAGTCTAAAAGATGAATATGGTATTACTTTAGATGAAATAATGCAAAAAGATAACCATAAAGGGTCTTGCACATATTGTGGAGTATTCAGAAGAACAATTATTAATAAAGCAGCACGTGAAATGGGAGCTACTAAAATAGCTACTGGTCATAATCTAGATGATGAAGTTCAAGCAATCATTATGAATTATCTTGAAGGAAACACAGATAATTTAACTAAATTAGGAGCTAAAAGCGAATCTAAAGCTAAAGAATTCACAGTCAAAATCAAGCCTTTACGTGAAATACCTGAACGTGAAATTGGATTGTATGTGGTTGCTAAGGACTTGGAAGTTCATTTTGATAGTTGTCCATATGCACAACAATCATTTAGAGGGGAGGTCTCAGAAGTATTAAATCAGTTATCAAAAAAACATCCTACAATAAAATATTCAACACTTAGGGGATATGATAAAATTAAAGAAGTATTAAAAAAAGAGTTTAAAAAAGAATATCCTAAAGGTAGATGCGAAAGATGTGGTGAACCATCAGCAAATAGATTATGTAAAGCTTGCACATTTATAGAAGAATTGAATTAG
- a CDS encoding vWA domain-containing protein, whose protein sequence is MINKIANLSSELRMEGLPVSIRSTQAAVKIYMDLGGDDRNLLKTALMSIYVKDRYDIPKFNKVFEKLFAVDKGTKEIFEEASRGKAYQGTGPRSNKYIIKKQGDDSLKFKKEEIDNKKLKMLSGQPLLDEVRKLEKDGELMNKDLTKLNRFDPRMLEICQRLGKRIANKRSRRKYESSSHKIDIRRTIRANLKYGGVPIELIKAKPRPHKNEHLFLNDISGSCEWISSWFFMLMFSAQTAFKHSRTFEFDNKVIETTSALKEEYLIDSFVKVKDLRLKNMMVHGTSNMYTAFKGFRDLVNINNKSYVIILSDCRDWAGPKVKGIPASVDLVEQMVRDAKKVVILNPEDRNKWDIVDSCVSLYEEAGAQVFEVNTLNQLAQFVEQM, encoded by the coding sequence ATGATTAATAAAATAGCAAATCTATCATCTGAACTTAGAATGGAAGGGTTACCTGTCAGTATTAGGAGTACTCAAGCAGCTGTTAAAATTTATATGGATTTAGGTGGAGATGACAGAAACTTATTAAAAACAGCTTTGATGTCAATCTATGTTAAAGACAGATACGATATTCCTAAATTCAATAAAGTTTTTGAGAAATTATTTGCAGTTGATAAAGGCACTAAAGAGATTTTTGAAGAAGCTAGTAGAGGTAAAGCATATCAAGGAACTGGACCTAGATCTAATAAGTATATTATTAAAAAGCAAGGTGACGACTCTTTAAAATTCAAAAAAGAAGAAATTGATAATAAAAAACTTAAAATGTTATCTGGCCAACCATTATTGGATGAAGTTAGAAAACTTGAAAAAGATGGGGAATTAATGAACAAAGACCTTACAAAACTCAATAGATTCGACCCAAGAATGTTAGAGATCTGTCAAAGATTAGGTAAAAGAATAGCTAATAAACGTTCTAGAAGAAAATATGAAAGTAGTTCTCATAAAATTGATATTAGGAGAACAATAAGGGCTAATCTCAAATATGGTGGCGTTCCAATTGAATTAATAAAAGCAAAACCAAGACCTCATAAAAATGAACATCTATTCTTAAATGATATTAGTGGGTCATGTGAGTGGATTAGTAGTTGGTTTTTCATGTTAATGTTTTCGGCTCAAACTGCTTTTAAACATTCAAGAACTTTCGAATTTGATAATAAAGTTATTGAAACTACTTCTGCTTTAAAAGAGGAATATCTTATAGATTCATTTGTTAAAGTTAAAGATTTAAGACTTAAAAACATGATGGTTCATGGAACTTCAAATATGTATACAGCATTTAAAGGATTTAGAGATCTTGTTAATATTAATAATAAATCTTATGTTATTATTTTATCTGACTGTCGAGATTGGGCTGGACCTAAAGTAAAAGGTATTCCAGCTAGTGTTGATTTAGTTGAACAAATGGTTAGAGATGCTAAAAAGGTAGTTATTTTGAATCCTGAAGATAGAAATAAATGGGATATAGTAGATAGTTGTGTATCATTGTATGAAGAAGCAGGAGCTCAAGTATTTGAAGTAAACACATTAAATCAATTAGCTCAATTTGTAGAACAAATGTAG